A portion of the Meriones unguiculatus strain TT.TT164.6M chromosome 14, Bangor_MerUng_6.1, whole genome shotgun sequence genome contains these proteins:
- the LOC110542160 gene encoding olfactory receptor 51G2-like produces the protein MVCNASIPGHSTFLLTGFPGLAASHHWVSIPINLICVVSILGNSIVLFLIRTDPALHEPMYIFLSMLAASDLGLCASTLPTMVRLFWLGTRELPFDFCAAQMFFIHAFTYVESGVLLAMAFDRFVAIRDPLHYATILPHSAVAKVGAAILVRAILLNLPGPILLRRLLFPQISTLSHCYCLHCDLVGLACSDTQINSLVGLVSILLSLGLDSSLIMLSYALILRTVLGIATPGERLKALNTCVSHLCIVLIFYLPKLGLSVLHRVEKHSYPALAVLMANLHFLVPPFMNPVVYSIKSKQIRQAFSKRFQQKRVEAS, from the coding sequence ATGGTCTGCAATGCCAGCATTCCTGGTCACTCTACCTTCCTCCTCACTGGCTTTCCGGGCCTGGCGGCCTCCCATCATTGGGTTTCCATTCCCATCAACCTCATCTGTGTGGTTTCCATCCTGGGCAACAGCATCGTCCTCTTCTTGATCCGCACGGATCCAGCCTTACACGAACCCATGTACATCTTCCTGTCCATGCTGGCAGCCTCTGATCTGGGCCTCTGCGCCTCCACCCTCCCCACCATGGTGCGGCTCTTCTGGCTGGGTACCCGGGAGCTGCCCTTCGACTTCTGTGCAGCGCAGATGTTCTTCATCCACGCTTTCACCTATGTGGAATCTGGGGTGCTCCTGGCCATGGCCTTTGATCGCTTCGTTGCCATCCGGGATCCTCTGCACTATGCTACAATCCTTCCCCACTCGGCAGTGGCCAAAGTGGGGGCTGCCATTCTGGTACGGGCCATCTTGCTCAACCTCCCCGGGCCCATCCTTCTGCGGCGCCTGCTCTTTCCTCAGATCAGTACCCTCTCCCACTGCTACTGCCTGCACTGTGACCTTGTGGGACTGGCCTGCTCAGACACCCAGATCAACAGCTTGGTTGGCCTGGTCTCCATACTTCTGTCGCTGGGCCTCGACTCCTCCCTCATCATGCTGTCCTACGCTCTGATTCTCCGGACTGTGCTGGGCATCGCAACACCTGGGGAACGGCTCAAGGCTCTCAACACGTGTGTTTCACACCTCTGCATTGTTCTTATCTTTTATTTGCCCAAGTTGGGGCTGTCCGTGCTGCACAGAGTGGAGAAACACAGCTACCCGGCTCTGGCAGTGCTCATGGCCAACCTGCACTTCCTGGTGCCACCCTTCATGAACCCTGTCGTCTACAGCATCAAGTCCAAGCAGATCCGTCAGGCCTTCTCAAAGCGTTTCCAGCAGAAGAGGGTTGAGGCTTCCTAG